DNA from Ovis aries strain OAR_USU_Benz2616 breed Rambouillet chromosome 15, ARS-UI_Ramb_v3.0, whole genome shotgun sequence:
cactgggtcaggaagttgtcccctggagaaggaaatggcaacccactccagtattctcgcctggagaattctatggacagaggagcctggcgggctacagtctatgggatcgcaaagagatggacacaacgaagtgactaacacacactttcaCATTATTAACTGTATGCCATACTTTATTTAATCATTCCTTTATTGCTAAATATTAACATCATTCTCAACTTATTTGTATATGAATATGTCTTTAAGAGAGACTCCTAGAAATGGAAATTCTGGGTCAAAGGAAATGTGACTTTAAAATGTTGACAGATGTTAACACTTTGATCTCCGAAAAGACACTGTCATTTTAAAGTTTCACCAGTAATGCGTGCAAACTTCTTTTTTATTGCAACCCCAGCACTGTTGAATATGATAAATCTTTGCCTTTATTGACTTTTGCTAGATTAAATACCCCAACAAGCTAATAGTTTACACTTTCTATTCTGTATTACCTTTCTACTGGTTATTAGCTTAAAATTTCAGTACATCTGCATTTATAGTTTTCTAGCAGCTGATAAGTGTTACAAAGCAAATggcttaaagaagaaaaactacctCCTGTAAAACTTCATTTGCAAGAAAACGGCTATCACCCTCTTCAACTTGTGGACTAGAGATCCTTGTTacatgcccaaggtcacctagaagtattgaaaaaaatacagttaagaattaaaacaaaacagcctctattttaaggaaataatttggttacttttctttcttacctATTTTAAACATAACTTTGTTGGATGCCCAGTCATCTTCATCTCCTTCTTCAGAGGCAGCATTTGGGATTGAAGTTCGAGATATGAAAATATTACCTGTTAAACAGTTATTTAGGTAAGCCATACTGACAATTAATAGAATCAAAGTTCACAAACAAGTCATATAATGAATCATTCAGAAAGCGCTTAAATATATAGACTATGTGTTCTATCCCAAACCCAGTGAGAATGAAAAGGGACTGtattttctagaaatatattttctggtCTAGCACTGGTCCTTTAACACTTGAAAACCACTGCATTAGACTCTTGTCAGCTGCACATTGATCTTCAGCAGTTCTAATTACTTAGAAATAATACAAAGGGCAATTAACATACTAATTGTGATGCTATTGAAGCATAAATTTTAATCCAATGCTACAAGGCTGGTGTGAAAACAAGTCACGCTGGTAGTTTGGCTGACCATACAGCATCTACATCCCAAAGAAGTTTTGTGGTTCACTATTTCTACTGTCCACAAACTTTTTCTTCATCTAATTCAGGCAAGTTTACATAAATATAAGCTTCAGCAGCAAACTTTATTTTAGTAGTTTTATCAATGTTTCATTCACTAGCGTCTTTTCAATTTTACTTACAAGACAACTTATTTTATGGGgatatttgtaaatttaaaatttcacatgccttaatattttcaacttttgTACCTGTAATGTAATGGTCCCCTATGTTTGTATAACATTTAATACAAGCTATGAGTATGGGGGAACCTCAATGATCTACATTAATTGCAACCAGTTCaaacaatttttcctttttgaaaataaatgttttaataagtTGACATACAAAAATTCTTCATATAATTCATATAATTGtgaaaaatgatttaaatcacacagtccatggggttgcaaagagtaggacacaacttagtgtagattaaaaaaagaaaagaacctcagtaattcaatttaaaaacactCAGCCTAAAATGTGTACTTAAATCCATCAACCTTTtagttgggtttccctggtggctcaaacggtaaagaatccacctgacaatgcctAAAAACACCTAGCCTAAAATGTTTAACTTAAATCCATCAACCTTTTAGTTATAACTTCTAAATTAAAGGATAGAAAAAGGAATTAGCTAAATGATGCAAAGAAGCAACCAGCTGaacccagaagaaaggaaatctAGCAAGACAAggtctgtattattattatttaagtaGGGGAAGAGTAaaacctaaaaaagaaaatggatttacCCTGATGTAACGCATAGTTCTGAAATGGACACTAGTTTGGATGAAGCAACTGCTAAGGACTTTGGTCAACtaggaaaaattttaatatgatttgGCAAGTAGATAATTACTGAAATGGAAAGGTAGAGACAGTGTCTTctaaaaaaaagttctaaaacaGCATGCAACGAGAGGGATTTGCACTAAAATGTTAGTGTAGGACTCACTTGCATCCTTTTTTAAACGCAAGATAATAAAGATGCATGTAccattttgttttctgaacaaaACAGTAATAACAATAACCCTCTTAGCCGCACCAGCATTCATTTAAAAGTACAGATCTATATAGCCTACTACAAGAGACAGGCTTTAAACATGAGTTCTTTTAGTCTCCCCATCAGTCCCACTCTAAGACTGTGGTTCCCataagatacagaacattttttttcagcttttagtAAAAATGGGAGTATTATTTCAGATCTTTTGGGGTAACAAGGGAAGAGGTGATGGGAAATGAAACAGTACTACTAAGTGGgtcaaaaatcttttaaaactaaaatgaaatgcacactgctgtatttaaaatggataaccaacaaggtcctactgtacagtacaggaactctgctcagtgttatgtggcagcctagatgtgAGGGGAGTTTGGgcaagaatggatacatgtatttgtatggctgagtccctttgccgtccacctgaaactattacaaaatgttaatcagctatactctagtataaaataaaaagttaaaaaaaaaaacatagtaaaATGTTTATGTTTCCATATTGTTTTAATGAAGTCATTTATTCTATAAAACCCTAAAGAACATAGGTCAGATGATCTGTAATACTTACTAGGCTTTATATCCATGTGAACTAAAGACATTGAATGAATATACCTCAAGCCCCGGCCAACTTGTAAAAGGAGATCCTTCAACTCTGCTTCTGTAAAGTAACTCATACTTCTGTAGTTTTCACTTATGGCATCGGCTAAACTGCCACctaacacacacaagaaaagttagaattttcttctttctgaaatatcatttttctttcatctttactGTATGACTAGACGCAACcaagaaaatgacattttactGGACCTATTCTCTTCAACCTGCTTGTGAAGTCaaaattgtatttattctttcaataGCTAAAACACTCACATGTGTACAAACTATAATATAAAGTCTCTGTCTTATCAATACATACTCTAGTAACCTACCTGGTTCTCTTTCCCAGAGTAATGTTACGAATTCTTTTCAACTCCTTTTCATACAAGTAATAACACATTTTCATTATCTTGAAGAtcattctttataaaatatacaaagacaCTCCTTTCTTAGGTATACAGAATTCCATTGCATAACTGAATGGTAATGCACTAACCAATCCCctaattgatggacatttaaaaatgatttccaaGCCtttaatactcttgcctggagaatccaatggagggaagagcctggtaggctacagtccacggggttgcaaagagtcagagacgactgagcgacttcactttcacttttcaatactACAAATTAATAGTCTCAGGAATTCACATATATTTTGTTATCTCCTACAAACAAACTGCTGGGTCAAATGGTATATAGAGTGTAATATACACATTCATTGTGTGTATGACACACTATTTTATCACATATAGGATAAATTCCTATAGCTGAGAGTGCCATTTCTATTTACCCTACAAAACAGCTTTGGGCTGGTTTTCACACTATCAATGCCAAGACTTGATTGCCTCTGAAAGCTCACATAAAAAACACTCagttcctgatttcaaaatgGCTAATACTTAAAATCTGCTAGCATAAGGTTATGTAAATCTGGGAATTTGGAAGACAAATCTGGAcgattacacacacacagagtccccTTTAGAGACGGCTGTACCAAATCACACTTCCATGCTTAATGTACGAGAATACCTATTTTCCCACACACATCATAACAGAGTCTACAATTTTATAAGTAAAATCCAGTATCTTAGTATAGTTTTAATTTATACCACTCTTACTATGAATAAGAACCTGCTTTTATAGAATCAAACCAATCAGCTAATttgtttatactttaaaaaactttaagCTTATACTTCAtaagttttattaaaaactttgttTATACTCTGTCTCAGAGGATATGAGgagttatgtttaaaaaataaacaaaccactTCTGTTTAAAGCTTAGTTGGGAATAATAAAACCAGAAGCAAGGTAATAAAATCTAGGTCGATGATATACTACTCAGAAAAGGAGGTCCTATAATTTGAACAAGTCTAAACAGCAAAAACATCACATGTGCggtaaaaataagtaaatcacaCACCTGAATAGTTTAGGATTAAGTATGTTCTCCGAACTTAATTTGAACAAATCTTGAACTGTGGGAAAAAGAGAGCTCTAGAAGGGAGCAGGTCAATAAGCTTTTTGGGATATGTGAATTTGAAGTCTTAGATTAAGTTTACCCAGAAATAATATGGCTGCTTTTTAATGGGTCTAGCTACTACAGCTGGGCCAGTTTCTTCTATCTTGCTGCTGAAAGGGTAAGAAAGGTGAGAAGAACAAATCATTCATCTGATATTTCAGGTTCTCCTCCGCTATCAATTAACACTTTTCTACACCTGCTTATCAAGAGTAGAAATTCCGTCTATCACCAAATCAAGAAAATAGGCTCAAAATGCAAACAACTGTTTTCAATAAAAAATCAGTTAAGATAAAGGTTGTCAGTTAATCAACACTACAAATGAATAACAGAATCCATCCCTGTGAAACTACAGAAGAGGATCTAGCTAGGTCTATTAGGACTTTCAAGGGTTTATGTGGAGAAAATGGTGGAAAACGGAAACAGAAGAGCTCACAAATATATCTTGACAGCCTCATTCTCTTTCATCTAACCAAAAACACCATACAAAGAGGCTGTTCTATTTTACACAagactatttattttttaaagatccatATTCCTAAAGTGCTTAAGACTGCCccaaaataataaactatttCAAAAGGTTATTTTATAATCTAACTTTACTATAGGACAGGGTCTTTGTAATCTGAGAGGGTAGCAAAACGGCTCATCCCCCTCACCCAAATCCCAGGCCCAAGCCAGTTATCTCAAAATCAACCAAATAACACAACCACGTATTTGGTAGGTTGCTACAAATTTGTGATTTCTGGACTGTGGCTGACAGCAAGTCACATCAACAAGGTGAGAGGTAGAAAGAAACTAGGAGGAGATGGTGTCTAGCAAATATGGAGGAAAGAAGGCATTATGATCAAGTTATACTATTAGTAAGTGCAGTAACTAAAAAATGGAGGTTAAGCAACAGAATAGTCCACAAAGCCATAGGTGACagctatataaatattttgatgatatGAATAGAAACATTTCAAGAAATGTGTGAAACCAGCAGCAATGCTGCATACTGAGCAATTATATTTTTTCAAGGGTGTAGAATAAAATGACAACTCAGTGAGAAGTCAGGTATGAGAAATGGATCTTCTACATctgttttccaaaacagaaatctTGATCTACTACTTACACCACTTTTTCATTCACAAGCTATGAAATGGCTagtcttagggaaaaaaatgagaatcaACAAAAATAACCTTCGCTACTCAAATGTTCAATAAATTCTAAATTCTCTAATATTCACTGAAGatgtacagaaataaaaatccatCATATACAAAATTTTAGGTGTTTAATAACAGATCCGTAAGAATCAGAAGTGAGGCCAGGACTTTGGTAAAGATTTAGTGAAAAAGGAAGGACCCAGGATGACTGTTGAAGGACCTGCTGAAATTCAAAACCATATGAAGGTCCAAAGTTAAACCTCTATAAATGCTTTtttgggggaggcagggaggaagaaaggaggcaAGCACAGCTAGGGAACAAAAGAGAATAACTCTCTCTTTACAGAAACATTTCAGTGGATTCGAGTGGTAAACGAAGGGTGGATAGATGGTAAGGGGAGCAAGATTCAAAAATGGCTGAATTTATATCAATGGAGAGTCATTGTCATTTTACAAGTAATCATTATCAGTTTCAGCAGcacataaaatgaaatgcaaaggGAAGGCTACATGCAGGGAGCTTGGCTTATTAACTATTATATCCCTCCCACACACTATGCtaagggctcagttcagttcagttcagtcgctcagttgtgttcaactctttgcaaccccatgaatcgcagcacgccaggcctccctgtccatcaccaactcaataccAAAATATACATGGCAAGGCCGCTATCCTCTCAAGAAAATCAGTTTAATTTGAGTAACAGACATACAAATAATATGCATGGTTCTACTGTGTAGGTAGAAAGAACAAGGTTTTCAATCTTatcttccaggtaagaataacTTGCACTTCAAATTCATGTCAGGCTTTTGATCTTTGAATTTATaacaggtaaaaaataaatagaattagaGCAAGActttagataaaaaataaattatttccttgGTGTTCGTTTTCCTGAGCTTACACATTTACAGGGGAACCATTACTCACCGTTGCAATATTCATTCTGTATAAGCATATGATCATCTTCTGCCCATGCAGAGAAGTATCGAACTACATGAGAATGTTGCCCAAGCACTGCATGAGCATATACTTCTCTCAAAGCATTCTGCCTAGAAGTTTGAGATTAAGAGAatcataaatcatttttatttaacataaacTGAGTTAATTTATCTGAAAGTTCGTAAAAGATTCTTGACTTCTGGATCTATCATTCATTATGCTGACGAACAACTTGCTTAAGAGAGAAGAGGATTACTCTGTATGAGATTTTCCCAAAAGTTTCCATTAAAaaatctggagtaggaaatggcaacccactccagtattcttgcctggcaaattctacacagaggagcctggtgggctatggtacatggagttgcaaagaatcagacacgactaagcaaacAAACATCATGCCATTTAAGAATGTTAGAAAGAAGGCATCTTTGATTCAGGAAAAGATGAAATTCTACTCTACTGTgaattcagaaaatttaaattagGCTCCAAGATCAGACTCCTCATATTACTCTACCAAATCCAATGAAAACTAATGGCACAAAATGAAATGGATCtgatttaaatcattataacttcTCAAACAATTAGAGATTAAATTCAGTGACTGACCACCTAAAACCTTAACATTTCTAACACCATACTGATGAACAAAAGAGCAAAAGACAAAATCTTTAATACATACTCATCAACAGAGCCAGCCAATGGCTTTTTTGATCGCTTTATGGCATAAACGCATCCATCCAGCCTCTTCACACATTTAAACACAGAACCAAATTCTCCAGAACCAATCTTCTCTAGCTCATGAAATTCTGTTGTATATCGAGACTTCATATTGCTTTCAGTAATTGTAATTCTCTGTAATAAAAAGTGTATCCATATATACATAAAGGTACGAAAGTGATTTTTTCACTAAGGTGATAACACTatgaaattcaaaaattttatcttatattttaatacttatttaacatgtatatatgggctttccttgtggctcagttggtagagaatctgcctgcaatgcaggagacctgggttcaatccctggggcagaaagatcccctggagaaggaaagggcaacccactccagtactctttcctggagaattccacggatagaaGAGCcgggctggctatagtccatggggtcacaaaaagtcagacatgactgagtggctttcaatTTCAACATGTATATATGATAGCTTGTTAAGTAGaaacaaatatcaaaaacaacaaaactttttaaaaaataaaaaggaaatcaaaagctACTGACTTTAGCAGGTCTTGTTTCATCTTCAAACTCATAATCACTGGCTTCCATGTCTTCACCACAggaactgaaaaatattattttttctatcaaTATATTTGACAGATCCATCAACTAGAGATCCAAAACTATCTGACAAGACATAtagcaaaatgaaaatttaatgaatgaaaactgaaaagaaagcatTTACTTTTGTAATGACAAGATACAGCccaagtgatgaaaatgttcctgTTTAGATATACCAACACCACCGCACAGATCAAAATTAAAGCCTTTCTAAACCAACTTTCTCTGCTTGCCTCATTTTGACACCAGCAGATTTACTAGAATTTATCTagaccttttctttcttcctttcccacgCCACTTTCCCATAGCTGATTACTGAAAATTGCTAGTAATGGAGAAAATTCTCAGCCCATAAACTTCCAAATCATTTggttgaaattaaattttaattatgccAAACCAGTCTTGGGTGGTTGAGGAACCAAACTGTTGAAAAATTTAACTTACTCATTCCAATATGCTCTCTTTCTTCTACGACACTGTCCTGAGGAATGCAGTAACAAAGAATCTGGAGTAAAAGGATTAATATTCACTTGAGGTGTCTGTCGAACATCAAATTccctttttcctgatttttctgtATCCATGAATAGAGAGCCACCTCGGAGTTTAACAGAACTGGAATCGATTCCTCGAGCTTTGgagagcaaactctaggagaggaaaagaaatgcttAGGATCCAAGTGCTATAGATAGCCTTCTCAACC
Protein-coding regions in this window:
- the WEE1 gene encoding wee1-like protein kinase isoform X2 is translated as MDTEKSGKREFDVRQTPQVNINPFTPDSLLLHSSGQCRRRKRAYWNDSCGEDMEASDYEFEDETRPAKRITITESNMKSRYTTEFHELEKIGSGEFGSVFKCVKRLDGCVYAIKRSKKPLAGSVDEQNALREVYAHAVLGQHSHVVRYFSAWAEDDHMLIQNEYCNGGSLADAISENYRSMSYFTEAELKDLLLQVGRGLRYIHSMSLVHMDIKPSNIFISRTSIPNAASEEGDEDDWASNKVMFKIGDLGHVTRISSPQVEEGDSRFLANEVLQENYTHLPKADIFALALTVVCAAGAEPLPRNGDQWHEIRQGRLPRIPQVLSQEFTELLKVMIHPDPERRPSAMALVKHSVLLSASRKSAEQLRIELNAEKFKNSLLQKELKKAQMAKAAAEERALFTDRMATRSTTQSNRTSRLIGKKMNRSVSLTIY